Proteins from one Streptomyces genisteinicus genomic window:
- a CDS encoding DUF5682 family protein, whose protein sequence is MSGASAGTPPATASASAPDSASVAGGGTFEALRGQLHEAAAAFADGPGALEGILLGMVDDVDRAVREPLEIFPVCHHSPASAIAMARRLREKQPKVVYLELCEDMAPLLTELRNCRLPVAVQAFASEVRGFPAEWAPLSVVAPLTEASAEYQAIAYALDTPGVELVLVDRSSDHVFQWDRRAGDPGAPAAPQGAPAPAEEEAALHGEAVGVEIGDLRPRFAELEEHLLRHGRVRHWSEWWHQYVELPLGDTDHDTYRQVMLLVGSLFRRLAPGDPHRVRVDEDRERYMWTRMREHLSATGTDPADCLYVCGAFHAASRVAEFGVDGTGGFEISPRTATTWQHGLIPSSHAAIEAQFGLAAGSVSIAATTWAKNLRRTRVEPYRLAGQAGAPKTRTKARKTAAAAAAAAAVPRAGAPAEDRLTGFLRQPPVLDALDEAELLGWSVDIVRAARRNGYLASTADAIAVFETSILLAGMRDRARPTPYDFQDAAVTCIEKDSVPGRRDVRRLVEIMMGGDRIGQVGYDALPPLARDVHDRLAPLGLALEKRGVQRALLDLASRPELAACSDVLWMLRRLMPHGAARPIMGERRLGGTSVQESWDLALGTHQRALIELGYEGVSIEQVLEQRLRRAAWDAQARAATVLAAVEDATLYLRSRRFADDLGTRALEVLSGERSVDGAPEVLRRVRGLLAYYRTCEPVLPPWIESFVKTGYAHYCTQLPTAFADEDATAGQVAAMLGFLFSMEGLALSLGCDRAQLELAVAQCRPRDPSKTALLWAAQVQLGTLSRQELRERCDGLLANPMVVPAYPRYLSGFVHALEPVPGLADVVVEAVSNAFARLPDPVLLPWLPSLITTLRSGAADLAPLLIREAGRIFPGRLEALDAWVPPWRQPPAAAAPAVARAPRGAALLRTHRSTGDAVARLLGWEGSWEPAAAAPPGAALLTRHPATADALETLLTGA, encoded by the coding sequence ATGAGCGGAGCCTCCGCCGGCACCCCGCCGGCCACCGCGTCCGCCTCCGCCCCCGACTCTGCGTCCGTCGCCGGCGGCGGCACCTTCGAAGCGCTGCGCGGACAGCTCCACGAGGCCGCCGCCGCGTTCGCCGACGGGCCGGGCGCCCTGGAGGGCATCCTCCTCGGCATGGTCGACGACGTGGACCGCGCCGTGCGCGAGCCGCTGGAGATCTTCCCGGTCTGCCACCACTCGCCCGCCTCGGCGATCGCCATGGCCCGCAGGCTGCGCGAGAAGCAGCCGAAGGTCGTCTACCTGGAGCTGTGCGAGGACATGGCGCCGCTCCTCACCGAACTGCGCAACTGCCGCCTGCCGGTGGCGGTCCAGGCCTTCGCCAGCGAGGTCCGCGGATTCCCCGCCGAGTGGGCGCCGCTGTCGGTGGTCGCCCCGCTCACCGAGGCGTCGGCCGAGTACCAGGCCATCGCCTACGCGCTGGACACCCCGGGCGTCGAACTGGTCCTCGTCGACCGCTCGTCGGACCACGTCTTCCAGTGGGACCGGCGCGCCGGCGACCCCGGTGCGCCCGCCGCCCCCCAGGGGGCGCCCGCCCCGGCCGAGGAGGAGGCCGCACTGCACGGCGAGGCGGTCGGCGTGGAGATCGGCGACCTCCGGCCGCGCTTCGCCGAACTGGAGGAGCACCTGCTCCGCCACGGCCGGGTGCGCCACTGGTCGGAGTGGTGGCACCAGTACGTGGAGCTCCCGCTCGGCGACACCGACCACGACACCTACCGGCAGGTCATGCTGCTCGTCGGGAGCCTCTTCCGCCGCCTCGCCCCGGGCGATCCGCACCGGGTGCGGGTGGACGAGGACCGCGAGCGGTACATGTGGACGCGGATGCGCGAGCACCTGTCCGCCACCGGCACCGACCCCGCCGACTGCCTCTACGTCTGCGGCGCCTTCCACGCGGCCAGCAGGGTCGCCGAGTTCGGCGTCGACGGCACCGGCGGCTTCGAGATCTCCCCGCGCACCGCCACCACCTGGCAGCACGGCCTGATCCCGTCGAGCCACGCGGCGATCGAGGCCCAGTTCGGGCTGGCCGCGGGATCGGTGTCGATCGCCGCCACGACCTGGGCCAAGAACCTCCGGCGCACCCGGGTCGAGCCGTACCGGCTCGCCGGGCAGGCGGGCGCGCCGAAGACGAGGACGAAGGCGAGGAAGACCGCCGCCGCGGCCGCCGCGGCCGCCGCGGTCCCGCGGGCCGGGGCGCCGGCCGAGGACCGGCTGACCGGCTTCCTGCGGCAGCCGCCCGTCCTCGACGCCCTGGACGAGGCCGAACTGCTCGGCTGGTCGGTCGACATCGTGCGCGCGGCCCGCCGCAACGGCTACCTCGCCTCGACCGCCGACGCCATCGCCGTCTTCGAGACGTCCATCCTGCTGGCGGGCATGCGCGACCGGGCCAGGCCCACCCCGTACGACTTCCAGGACGCGGCGGTCACCTGCATCGAGAAGGACTCGGTGCCCGGCCGGCGCGATGTGCGCCGGCTCGTCGAGATCATGATGGGCGGCGACCGGATCGGGCAGGTCGGCTACGACGCGCTGCCCCCGCTCGCCCGCGACGTGCACGACCGGCTGGCGCCGCTCGGGCTCGCGCTGGAGAAGCGCGGTGTGCAGCGGGCGCTGCTCGACCTGGCCTCCCGGCCGGAGCTCGCGGCCTGCTCGGACGTGCTGTGGATGCTGCGGCGCCTGATGCCGCACGGCGCGGCACGGCCGATCATGGGGGAGCGGCGGCTCGGCGGGACGTCGGTCCAGGAGTCCTGGGACCTGGCACTCGGCACGCACCAGCGGGCGCTGATCGAGCTCGGCTACGAGGGCGTCAGCATCGAGCAGGTCCTGGAGCAGCGGCTGCGCCGGGCCGCCTGGGACGCGCAGGCCCGCGCCGCGACGGTGCTGGCCGCGGTGGAGGACGCCACGCTGTACCTGCGCAGCCGCCGCTTTGCCGACGACCTGGGCACCCGGGCCCTGGAGGTGCTGTCGGGCGAACGCAGCGTCGACGGCGCCCCCGAGGTGCTGCGCCGGGTGCGCGGACTCCTCGCGTACTACCGCACCTGCGAGCCCGTGCTGCCGCCGTGGATCGAGTCCTTCGTGAAGACGGGCTACGCGCACTACTGCACGCAGCTGCCGACGGCGTTCGCCGACGAGGACGCGACCGCGGGCCAGGTGGCGGCCATGCTGGGCTTCCTGTTCAGCATGGAGGGCCTGGCCCTGTCGCTGGGGTGCGACCGGGCGCAGCTGGAGCTCGCGGTGGCGCAGTGCCGTCCGCGCGACCCCTCGAAGACGGCGCTGCTGTGGGCGGCGCAGGTGCAGCTCGGCACGCTGTCCCGGCAGGAACTGCGGGAGCGCTGCGACGGACTGCTCGCCAACCCGATGGTGGTGCCCGCCTACCCGCGGTACCTCAGCGGGTTCGTGCACGCCCTGGAGCCGGTTCCCGGGCTGGCGGACGTCGTGGTGGAGGCGGTGTCCAACGCGTTCGCCCGGCTGCCCGACCCGGTGCTGCTGCCCTGGCTGCCGTCGCTGATCACCACGCTGCGCTCCGGCGCGGCGGACCTCGCGCCGCTGCTGATCCGCGAGGCGGGGCGGATCTTCCCCGGCCGGCTGGAGGCCCTGGACGCCTGGGTGCCGCCGTGGCGGCAGCCGCCCGCCGCGGCGGCCCCGGCCGTGGCGCGGGCCCCGCGCGGCGCCGCCCTGCTCCGCACCCACCGGTCGACCGGCGACGCGGTGGCCCGGCTGCTGGGGTGGGAGGGCTCCTGGGAGCCGGCGGCCGCCGCACCGCCGGGCGCGGCGCTCCTCACCCGTCACCCGGCGACGGCGGACGCCCTGGAGACGCTGCTGACGGGGGCATGA